ACGCCCCGTCGGCCGCCGCCCGCAACAACCGGTCGCGGGCCGCCAGCGCCTCCGCCGGTACGCCGAGCGCCTCGGCCAGGTCCTCGGTCACCGCGCCGAGCGCCCCGGTGACCGAGGCGTGCATGTTGAACACCAGCGCGGTGGCGCCGTTGCCCCGGGCCAGCTCGGTGGCGACGGCCGCGTACCCGGCGAACGTCGCGCCGGCGCCGCCCAGCTCTGCGGGGACCATCAGCCCGAACAACCCCGCCTCGCGCAGGTCGGCGAAGTCGTCGACCGGGAACGAACCGTCCCGGTCGTGCTGGGCCGCCCGGGCCGCCAGCCGGGGCGCCAACCGCCCGGCGGCCTCCACCGCCTGTGCGCCGCCTGCACCACGCTCGCTCATGACGGCACTCCGCTTCGCTGCGTGCCGCCATGAGGCACCACCGCACAGAGCCGATGATTCGCTCGCTCACGCTCGCTCATGACGGCACTCCCCCTCTTCACGCGTTCATACCCCCACCGGTATCAGCTATCCGCCGCGTACCCCGCGGCCCTGGTAGAGCACGGCCGTCGACCCGGTCGGCACGATGCGCGGCGGCCGGACGTCCGGCGTCCCGGCGCCACCGACCTGGCGGGCCAGCCAGCGCAGCAGCCCGGGTACGCCGGGCCGGATGCCCCGGACACGCAGGTCGACGCCGTGACGGCCGCACTCGGCCACCAGCTCGCGGTCGTCCACGAACAGACGCGGATCGTGGATGCCGCGCGGCACGGTGGGCAGTCGCTCGGCGATGTGGACGGCGATCAGCCGGCACAGCGCCGTGTCGTTGAGGGTGTCCAGCACCAGCAGGCCGCCGGGACGGAGCAGGCGGCACGCCTCGGCCACCGCCGCGCGCCAGTCCGGGACATGTTCCAACAGCTCACCGGCGGCGACCACGTCGGCGCAGCCGTCGGCGAGCGGCACCGCGGTGGCGTCGCCGTTGACCACGAGCACGCCGTGCGCGACCGCCTGGGCCAGCGCCGAGCGGGTGAGGTCCACCCCCACGTGCCGGTAGCCCTTGCCGACCAGGTGCGGTGCGAGCAGCCCCGCGCCACAGCCCAGGTCGACCAGGAGCGCACCGGGCCGGGCCGCCGGCGGCACCAGCGCGGCCCGCGCCCGCGCGAGCCAATGCAGCATGGCGAACGCGCCATCCGGCCGCCACCATTCGCCGGCCAGGTCGTCGTACTGGCGCGGATCGTTGCGGGGCAGGCCGGTGCCGGCAGCACGCATGGCAACGAGCGTGGCACGACTCCCCGGTAACGACCAGACTTCCGTTATGTCGTCGACGGTGTTAGGGCTGGTCAGAGCGAGCCATCCGGAGCCGACCGCGGCGGTCACCACAGTGGCCGGTCTGCTCGCGGTCGGTGTCGGGCATCCACCTGGCGGGGTGGTCGCGGTGGCGCTCACCGTGGCGGCCAGCCAGTTCACGGTCGGGTGGACCAACGATCTGCTCGACGCCGACCGCGACGCCGCGGTCGGGCGTACCGACAAGCCGGTGGCGTCGGGGACGGTCGGTCGGCGCACCGTCGCCGTGGCCGCGACCCTGGCCGCCGGCGCCACCGTGACACTGGCCCTGACCACCAACCCGGTGGCGGCGCTCTGGGCCACCGTCGCCCTGGCCTCGGCCCTGCTGTACAACTGGCCGCTGAAGTCGACCCCGGTCTCGGTGCTGCCGTACGCGATCTCCTTCGGTGCGCTGCCCGCCTTCGTGGTGCTGGCGCTGCCCGGCGCCCCGCCGCCGCCGGTGTGGCTGGTGGCCGCCGGGGCGCTGATCGGCGCGGGCGCGCACTTCGCCAACGTGCTGCCCGACTTCGCCGACGACGCGCACACCGGGGTCCACGGGCTACCGCACCGGCTGGGCCCGGCGGGCAGCCGGGCCGCCGCCGTCGGGCTGCTGACCGCGGCGACCGTCACGCTGGTGCTGGGGCCGCCCGGGCCGCCGTCGGGAACCGGACTCGCGGCGGTCGCGGCCGCCGTCGTGATCTTCCTGCTGGCCTGGTACGCGGGGCGGCCCACCGGCCGGGCCGGTGACCGCCCGGTGGCCGCCTTCCGGGCGGTGATGCTGGTGGCCCTGATCGACGTCGTGCTGCTGGTCACGAGCGGCCGGCTGGTGTGAGCCTCACCCCGGCAGGTGGCCGTACCGGGTCGGCGTGCGGGTCACGATCAGCTCCAACTACCCTGGAGCGCGGTCTGCGCGGGCATGGCCAGCGGGTCCGGCGGCGTAGCCGGGTGTGATCGTGACGAGGAGGACCGACGTGACGCGCTCGATCAGGGGTTCCCGGCGGGCTGCCATGCTGCTGCCCGGGATCGCGGCGGCAGCCGGGCTGCTGCTGTCCGGGTGCGGCGCCGGCCAGATCTCCGAGACGGCCAACAAGGTGCCGTCGATCCAGGGCGCCAACCTCCAGGGCGGCAACGGGAAGTACGGCGTACGCAGTGCGCTGATCGCGTACCCCGGTGTCGAAGGCTACCGGGCCGGCGACGACGCCGTGCTCAACCTGGTCTTCTACAACGACTCGCCGGATCCGGTCACCGTGACCGTCACCTCGCCCGACGCCCGCGAGGTGGTGCTCACCACGGTCGCCGCCGCCACCAGCCCGTCACCCACCGGATCGCCCTCGCCGACCGCCTCCCCGTCGCCGGAGGAGTCCCCGGAGGCGTCCCCCTCCCCGGACGACTCGCCGTCGCCGGACGAGTCGCCGTCGCCCAGCCCGACCGAGTCGCCCACGGCGGGCCCGGCCCGGGTCGTGATCCCGCCGCAGAGCTACGTGCAGCTGAACACCGAGGGTGAGCAGGTGCTCCAGCTCCTCGGGCTGAACGAGGCCGTGCTCGCCGGCCAGAACATCACGCTGACCTTCGACTTCGGGGGCGGCGACACGGTCACCAGCGCCGCCCCGATCGCCGTGCCGCTGACCCCGGCGCCGCAGCCGTCTCCGATCATCGAGCGGCACACCGAGTACGAGGGCGAAGGCGGCCACTGACCGATCCAGTTCCAGGACTGTCCGGCGGCGCCGTCGGCGTGGTGAACCCATGCCGGCGGCGCCGCCGTCATACCCGGGGGTTAGCGTCCCTCGGGTGAGCATCTCCCGATCTACGCCGTCCCGGGCATCCGGCGGCGGGCGGGGCCGGGCCGCCGCCCGCGAGCCCCGTCCCGCCTACGAGTGCGACGCCTGCGGCCACCAGCCACCGAAGTGGGTCGGGCGCTGCCCGGAGTGCGGCGAGTGGGGTTCCGTGGTCGAGTGCACGATCAGCGGCCCGACCGTCTCCGGGCGGGTGGTCAGTTCCCGGATGCCCGCCGAGCCGGCCCGGCCCATCGCCACCATCAGCGCCGCGCCGGCCCGGGCCCGGCCGACCGGCGTCAGCGAACTCGACCGGGTCCTCGGTGGCGGTCTGGTTCCCGGAGCGGTGGTGCTGCTCGCCGGGGAGCCGGGGGTCGGCAAGTCGACCCTGCTGCTCGACGTGGCCCAGCAGTGGGCCACCGGGGCCGGCAGCCCGTCACTGGTGGTCAGCGGCGAGGAGTCGGTCAGCCAGGTGCGGTTGCGCGCCGAGCGCATGGGCACCCTGCACGACCAGCTCTACCTGGCCGCCGAGAGCGACCTCGCGGCGGTGCTCGGACATCTCGACGCCGTCAAGCCCGGCCTGCTCGTCCTCGACTCGGTGCAGACCATCTCCACCACCGGCACCGAGGGGGTGCCCGGCGGGGTGACCCAGGTCCGGGCGGTCACCGCCGCCCTCGTCGCCGTGGCCAAGGAGCGCGGCGTCGCCACCGTGCTGGTCGGCCACGTCACCAAGGACGGCCAGGTCGCCGGCCCTCGGGTGCTGGAGCACCTGGTCGACGTGGTGCTGCACTTCGAGGGCGACAAGCACTCGTCGCTGCGGCTGGTGCGTGGCGTCAAGAACCGCTTCGGCGCCGCCGACGAGGTCGGCTGCTTCGAGATGCACGAGGGGGGCATCAGCAGCCTCGCCGACCCGTCCGGGCTGTTCCTGACCCGTTACTCCGAGCCGGTGCCGGGCACCTGTGTGACGGTGGCGATGGAGGGGCGCCGGGCGCTGGTCACCGAGGTGCAGGCGCTGATCGGCGCCACGGTGGCCGGCTCGCCCCGGCGTACGGTCTCCGGGCTGGACTCGGCTCGGCTGGCGATGGTGCTGGCGGTGCTCCAACGCCGTACCGAACGTCTCACCCTGCACGACCGGGAGGTCTTCGCGGCCACCGTCGGCGGCATCCGCGTGGTGGAGCCGGCGGCCGACCTCGCGGTCGCTCTCGCGGTCGCCTCCGGCGGGCTCAACCTGGCGATCGCACCGCACCTGGTGGCGATCGGCGAGGTCGGTCTGACCGGCGAGGTGCGCCGGGTGGGAGCGGTGCCGCGTCGGCTGGCCGAGGCGGCCCGGCTCGGCTTCCGGCTGGCCCTGGTGCCCCCTGGCTGCGGGCCCGCGAGCACCGGTGCCGGTCCCGAGCAGATGCGGGTGATCGAGGTCACCGACGTCCGTTCGGCGTTGCAGGCGGCGGCCCGGGCGTCGGCGGAGTGAGCCCCTGCCCCGGGCGACGCGGGCAGGTCGGGCGGAATCGTGACACATCACAGTAACCACGAGAGCACCCACCGCAGGGCAGTCCGTAGACTGTGCCCGTGCCGATCGACCGCGATACCGCCAAGCCTGCCGGCGCGACACCCCACGCCCGCACCGGCGCCGTGGGCTCGCCCGCCCGCCCGATCAGCGTGAGCGTGACCGGGGGCGGCAGCGCCGGTGATCCGCTGCGCGCCAATCTGGCGCTGATGGCACCGGGCACCGCGCTGCGCGACGGTCTCGAGCGCATCCTGCGCGGCCGGACGGGTGCCTTGATCGTCCTCGGCTACGACAAGGTGGTCGAGGGCCTGTGCACCGGCGGTTTCCCGCTGGATGTCGAGTTCTCCGCGACCCGGGTCCGCGAGCTGTGCAAGATGGACGGTGCGGTCGTGCTCTCCAGCGACGGCACCCGGATCGTCCGGGCGGCTGTGCACCTGATGCCCGACCCGACCATCCCGACCGAGGAATCGGGCACCCGGCACCGCACCGCGGAGCGGGTCGCCCGGCAGACCGGATACCCCGTGATCTCGGTCAGCCAGTCCATGCGGATCATCAGCCTCTACGTCAACGGCCAGCGGCACGTGCTGGACGACTCGGCGGCGATCCTCTCCCGGGCGAACCAGGCGCTGGCCACCCTGGAGCGGTACAAGCTCCGGCTGGACGAGGTCTCCGGCACCCTCTCCGCCCTGGAGATCGAGGATCTGGTCACCGTACGTGACGCGGTGGCCGTGGTGCAGCGGCTGGAGATGGTCCGCCGGATCGCCGACGAGATCGCCGGCTACGTGGTCGAGCTGGGCACCGACGGTCGCCTGCTCGCCCTCCAGTTGGACGAACTGATGGCCGGTGTCGACGCCGACCGCACCCTGGTCATCCGGGACTACCTGCCCACCGGCCGCAAGTCCCGCACCCTCGACGAGGCGCTGGTCGAGCTGGATCTGCTCAGCGCGACCGAGCTGATCGACCTGGTCTCGGTCGCCAAGGCGATCGGCTATCCGGCCGCCTCGGACGCGCTGGACGCGGCGGTCAGCCCGCGCGGGTTCCGGCTGCTGGCCAAGGTGCCCCGGCTTCCGGTGGCCGTGGTGGACCGGCTGGTGCTGCACTTCGGCAGTCTCCAACGGTTGCTGGGCGCGACGGTGGAGGATCTCCAGGCGGTCGAGGGCGTCGGCGACGCCCGGGCCCGGGGCGTGCGCGAGGGTCTGTCCCGGCTGGCCGAGGCATCCATCCTGGAACGCTACGTCTGACCGGTGCCGTGGCCTCGGCGCCCACCTACCTGAGGACGAGCTTCGCCGGCTGACTCAGCTTGGTGCCCACCCGGGCGAAGACCTCGTACGTGCCGGCCTGCACCGTGGGGCCGTTCGCCAGCCCGTTGGCGCACCGGCTGCTGTCCTTGCCGTTCCAGCCGACCTGGTAGGAGCGTTCGAATCCGGGAGTGAAGGACTGCACGTCCGACCCGGAGGCGGTGCCGCAGGTATCCGACGACCAGACCACCTCGGCGCCGGACTTGATGTAGATCTCCTGCGCGGTCGCCCCGACATCCCGGCTGCACGTGCGCTCGGACCGGTTGCGGATCTTCAGGTGCAGATCGACGGCCGCGCCGGGGGCGACCTGCGCCGGCAGCGCCAGGGCGGTGACCGAGAGTTCCCTGTCCGCGCAGGTGCCCTCGTCCGACACCGGGTCGGCCACCGGCGGGTCGTTGCTGAGACTCGGCTCGGTCTCCGGCTCGCTCTCCGGGTCGTCCGCCGGGGTGGACGGGTCGGCGCCGGCGTCGCCGGACGGGGGCGAGCCGGTCTGCGGCGTCAGCACCGAGCCGGTGGGCTCCGGTGTGCCGGTCGCCACCCCCGGGTCGGGCTGGCCGTCGCCGGTGGCGTTGTTGCCACCGTTCGGCCCGTTGCTGCACGAGTAGAGCAGGACAACCAGGAAGAGCAGGACCGCGCCGAGCACGACGGCGCGACGCCGCCAGTACACGGCGGGAGGCAGGGGGCCGACCGTCAGACGCATGATGCCCCCACCGT
This is a stretch of genomic DNA from Micromonospora sp. WMMD1082. It encodes these proteins:
- the disA gene encoding DNA integrity scanning diadenylate cyclase DisA, which produces MPIDRDTAKPAGATPHARTGAVGSPARPISVSVTGGGSAGDPLRANLALMAPGTALRDGLERILRGRTGALIVLGYDKVVEGLCTGGFPLDVEFSATRVRELCKMDGAVVLSSDGTRIVRAAVHLMPDPTIPTEESGTRHRTAERVARQTGYPVISVSQSMRIISLYVNGQRHVLDDSAAILSRANQALATLERYKLRLDEVSGTLSALEIEDLVTVRDAVAVVQRLEMVRRIADEIAGYVVELGTDGRLLALQLDELMAGVDADRTLVIRDYLPTGRKSRTLDEALVELDLLSATELIDLVSVAKAIGYPAASDALDAAVSPRGFRLLAKVPRLPVAVVDRLVLHFGSLQRLLGATVEDLQAVEGVGDARARGVREGLSRLAEASILERYV
- a CDS encoding methyltransferase domain-containing protein yields the protein MRAAGTGLPRNDPRQYDDLAGEWWRPDGAFAMLHWLARARAALVPPAARPGALLVDLGCGAGLLAPHLVGKGYRHVGVDLTRSALAQAVAHGVLVVNGDATAVPLADGCADVVAAGELLEHVPDWRAAVAEACRLLRPGGLLVLDTLNDTALCRLIAVHIAERLPTVPRGIHDPRLFVDDRELVAECGRHGVDLRVRGIRPGVPGLLRWLARQVGGAGTPDVRPPRIVPTGSTAVLYQGRGVRGG
- the radA gene encoding DNA repair protein RadA, with the translated sequence MSISRSTPSRASGGGRGRAAAREPRPAYECDACGHQPPKWVGRCPECGEWGSVVECTISGPTVSGRVVSSRMPAEPARPIATISAAPARARPTGVSELDRVLGGGLVPGAVVLLAGEPGVGKSTLLLDVAQQWATGAGSPSLVVSGEESVSQVRLRAERMGTLHDQLYLAAESDLAAVLGHLDAVKPGLLVLDSVQTISTTGTEGVPGGVTQVRAVTAALVAVAKERGVATVLVGHVTKDGQVAGPRVLEHLVDVVLHFEGDKHSSLRLVRGVKNRFGAADEVGCFEMHEGGISSLADPSGLFLTRYSEPVPGTCVTVAMEGRRALVTEVQALIGATVAGSPRRTVSGLDSARLAMVLAVLQRRTERLTLHDREVFAATVGGIRVVEPAADLAVALAVASGGLNLAIAPHLVAIGEVGLTGEVRRVGAVPRRLAEAARLGFRLALVPPGCGPASTGAGPEQMRVIEVTDVRSALQAAARASAE
- a CDS encoding UbiA family prenyltransferase, encoding MATSVARLPGNDQTSVMSSTVLGLVRASHPEPTAAVTTVAGLLAVGVGHPPGGVVAVALTVAASQFTVGWTNDLLDADRDAAVGRTDKPVASGTVGRRTVAVAATLAAGATVTLALTTNPVAALWATVALASALLYNWPLKSTPVSVLPYAISFGALPAFVVLALPGAPPPPVWLVAAGALIGAGAHFANVLPDFADDAHTGVHGLPHRLGPAGSRAAAVGLLTAATVTLVLGPPGPPSGTGLAAVAAAVVIFLLAWYAGRPTGRAGDRPVAAFRAVMLVALIDVVLLVTSGRLV